AATTAGAAGGGTGCAGATATAAGGGTAAGTCTACACAGCCTGAGGTGTGCACAAAGGGTTGGTGGGCTCATGgggtgtgcatgtgggtgtgggGAGGTCGCATGCATGCTTTTTTCTAGGGGCATGAGTGTgcaaggagaagaatgtgtaagGAGATGCCATGCAGTCTGAGCATGTAGGAGTCTTGGGCCTCTGAGTGTGAGTGTGCAGGGGCACATTCCCACCCTGGTGTGTAAGGGCCAGCATGGTCCTGATTTAGGGTGGGGCTAGACTACTGTATTGATGGACAAGAGGGCGTTGCTGTAAGGGGCATGCTGCCCAAGGTACAAGTACACAGGGTGCATGTTTATGAGGCTTGAGAGGCATCATTCCAGAGATGCAGGGGACTAGGAAGCCATTTTCTTCCTCAGGTCTTATTTGTGTTCTGGGGGACACTATTGTCTCTTAAGAAGCTAGAGTGGGTAGAAATCTTGAGTCAGGTCCTGATGCTCCACCCTCAAGGCCCTCTTTCAGGGGCCAAGGGAGATGCCCTTGGTCCTGCCTCTTGGATGCCTTCCTGGTCTCTCTCTTGCTATGAATGAGAACCTGGGGACCCGGCACTGATGGGAGCACCGTGGGTGTTGCCCACTGCACCAGATGCTGTTCAGCCTGTTTCCTTTCTGCCACAGCAGGGATGGTGAGGGTGAGGAGCTGTGCTGTGCTAGGCATCTGCTCCAGGGACCACAGCTCTTCAGGCTCCTCATGGTCCGGCCTGGTGTCCTTACAGATGGGATTCTTCAAACGGGCGAAGCACCCCGAGGCCACCGTGCCCCAGTACCATGCGGTGAAGATTCCTCGGGAAGACCGACAGCAGTTCAAGGAGGAGAAGACAGGCACCATCCTGAGGAACAACTGGGGCAGCCCCCGGCGGGAGGGCCCGGATGCACACCCCATCCTGGCTGCCGATGGGCATTCCGAGCTGGGCCCCGATGGGCATGCGGGGCCAGGCACTGCCTAGGTTCCCATGTCCCAGCCTGGCCTGTGGCTACCCTCCACCCCTTCCCCAGAGATGGCTCTTTGAGATGAAGAGGGTAGAGTGGGCTGCTGGTGTCGCATCAAGATTGGGCAGAATCTGCTTCCTCAGGGGCACAGACCTCCCCCACCCACAAGAACTTCTCCCACCCAACTTCCCCTTAGAGTGCTGTGAGATGAGAGAGGGTAAATCAGGGATAGGGCCATGGGGTAGGGTGAGAAGGGCAGGGGTGTCCTGATGCAAAGGTGGGGAGAAGGGATCCTCATCCCTTCCTCTCCCATTCACCCTGGGTAATAGGACCCCAAGGACTTGCCTCCCCAGAAGTGCCTTAGCCTAGAGGGTCGGGGAGGAGGTTGTGTCACTGACTCAGGGGCTCCTCTTCTCTAGTTTCCCCTCTCATCTGACCTTAATTTGCTGCATCAGTCTAGTGGTTTTGTGGTTTtgtctatttattaaaaaatatttgagaacaaaacctctgcctcttagAGTCTTGCTCCCTCATCCCCAGCGTCTCTGATTCTCCTTGGCGCCCCCAGCTCAGGATGAAGGTGGTAGTGGTGAGAGAGAGTCAGGGGGGCTTGGCAGGGATGCAAGCACCATGACTTTCGTGACCAGTTCCTAGAGACACATGGGTGTAGCCTCAGGAGGACAGCAAGGGGAGCTTTACCATGGGAACAAAGGAAAGGGACAACGTTGGGAGGCAAACATGGGGAGACTAGTCCAGAAACTTGCAGTTAAGGATACAACACGGTACAAGTGTTTACTCCCTGTGGTCAGGGTAGAAGTAGACTTTATCACTGTCGAAGGAGGGATTGAAGTTAGAGATTGCCCTGGCAGAGGTTGGGGAGAGAGGAGCTAGGAGATGGGACAGGAATGGCTTTTCTCATTCTGCTAGGTCCCTCTCAGTGGAAGATACATAGGCTGGTGGGTGACTTGTTCTAAttggaggctggggaaggagcaaATGAGTACCTTGGGGCTTGGGAAAGGTTATTTGACAGCCTTTCCCATGATGTGGGGCCCAACAGGTAGCCACTTGAAGAGAGGGGGGTGTTGTTCCATTTGGACTTTGGAGAACTGGGCATTCTCAAGATCCTTCCAGGTCTCTCTGGTGAGGCAGCAGCCGTCCCCAATGTGTTTCCAGGTGGGCTCTAAAACTTGCTGCCACATGAAGGCCCAGCTTCCATGTGGTTCCGTCACATGCTCCCAGAAAAAGAGCACACCTCcctgggagggaagagagagttAGTGTCACTTGGCTCCATTCTGACCCTGCTCCCTATCGCGCTGATCAAGACAGTCAAACTTCTTGGTGAAATGGGAGCTGCTGGTCTGAGAGTTCATGGAGCAAACTGTTGTGCCCCTGACCTATTCTGCATCCCCTGCTACCACCTTCAAAGTGCATGTAAAGAACCTCATAACTGAAGGGACATGGCTGGTGGGAGATCTTTAAAGGCTGACTAGAATAGCCGAGGGCAGGCAGAAGGGAAATTGAGAAACAGGAGTGGAGggctcattttattctttttttttgagatggagcctcagtctgttgcccaggctggagtgcaatggcatgatcttggctcactgtgacctccacctcctgggttcaagcgattatcctgcctcagcctcccaaggagctgggattacaggcatgagacaccacgcctggctaatttttgtatttttcagtagacacagggtttcaccatgttggctaggctggtctcaaactcctggcctcaagagattcgCTTGCCTCACCTCCCCatgtgctggattacaggcgtgagccacctcacccagctgggCTCATTGTATTCTGAGATACACACACCAGCCTCTCTCACGAGACCCAGATGCAtacacaaactgcttcctggacaTCGCTGTGAACATCCCAGGGAAACCTCATGCCCAACTCTTGACTGAAGCTGGGGTTCCTCAAGCTCCTCGCCTAGTGATCTAGGTGATCTCAAACCTAGTAAGTCCAAAACAGCTTTcttccatctcagtaaatggcacttTCATCGGCTCTCCCCTCAGTTGCTCATGCTGGAAACCTGGAAACTATCCTGAACGTTCTGTCGACAATCTGATGGATTCTACTCTACTTCCCCTACTATCTTCATCTAGAACACTCTTTTATTTTCCCACCCTGTCACTCTGCTTAATCCctcagatctctttttttttttttttttgagatagggcctcactctgtggcccaggctggagtgcagtggtgtaatcatagttcactgtaactttgaactcttgggctccagtgatcctcccacctcagcctcctgagtagctgggactacaggcatgcaccaccacacctggctagcttttgtattttttttttttttttttttgtagagatggcgtctcactatgttgctcgaactcctgggctcaagtcatcctcctgcttcagcctcccaagcacagATCTCGATTTAAACTTCAGTCCCTTAGGTAtcctccctgctcctctccctgtCCCACGGTTGTAGGTGATTCTCCTGTTGCTTCCACAGCACCCAATTTTTCCCTGTCGTGGCACTGGTCATGCCTCTTATTCACCAGCAGGTAGGGATGGATGGGGTGTCTAACGGGCTACTTACTACCTCACAGGCCCCATTCTGGGAGCCGAACCCTGGAGCGGCTGATGCTGCGTTTGCTTGCCTCACACCCATCTCCTTCCCACTCTGCTTACCGGCCTCAGTACTCTCTGGACCTCCTGCAGGACCTTCCTCGGGCTCTGCACAGAACACAGCACCAGGGTGCAGACCACCACATCCATGGAGCCATCAGCCAGCTCTCTCATGTCCTCTCCAGGAGCCACCACAAACCGCTCGTATTGGAGGTGCCTGTTCTCAGCCATGCTCTTTGTCAGGAACTTCTCAAAGTGGGGATTTGGGTCTAGGCAGGTGACCCTGCAGCCCGGTGGGTAGAACTGAAAGTTGGCTCCGGTTTCCGCAGCCCAGCTCCAGCAGGTCCACCTTCCCGGAGGCTCCTGTAAGCCCCTTTATCTGGCTGAAGAGCTCCCGTTTCTTGCTCTCCATCTTGCGGTTGCTCTTGGAAGTCAGCACGGCCATCAGGTAGGGGAAGTAGCTTTTGCACAGGGGCTGCCAGCAGCCCAGCAGAGCCATGAGGTGCAGGGGCAGGGTAAGAAGCAGCACCAACAGCTGCAGGAGTGGGACCAGGATGTCCATGGCAGACCAGCTCTGAGCTGTGCTTCCGCTGGGGCACTGGCTTTTTCCCTGCTCAGCCTCTGCAGGCACTGGCGTCCCCTCCCGCTGTGATAGGACTTTGCTCCTTGTCTCCTACTTGACAATTTCCTATTTGCCAGGGTTGAGTGGGTGTATGGAATTCCTCCAGAGGGCGCAGGTCCCACAGCCCCACAGGCTCTTCAACGACTTTTATGCGGGCGGAGGGACAGATGGTACCCATGTGCCTGGGTTCTGgggcactgcgcccagctgaaggGGGGCAGGGATTGCTGAGTCATCTCAGAGggagtgggagggggtgaggggatAAGTTGCAGATGACAGACTCATGGCGggaggggcggggtggggggctggCAGGGCGTTGGGGGTGGGTAGTAGGGAATGCTGGGGACAGAGTTGACTCATGGGACATGTCCTGGCCTCATTCCGTCCTCAGGTCCGGGACTTCAGAGGGGCCATAGGAAAGGAAGGGTGCTCTTGGCAGAGGAAAAAGTAGGTGTACGGGACAGAGACAGCAGGCCTTCTCCTGGAAAGGGTGAGAAGTTTAGTTCTGTGGGGAATGGGGTGAGTTGGAGAAATAGGGGGAAGTGAGGTCAGAGAGTAGCCACTTTTTAGAgatccttcccttcctcccttcctcccttctttccttctttccttttttttttgagacagggtctctgaagcccaggctggggtgcagtggcagcagtcttggctcacagcaacctcaatctccctaggctcaagcgatcctcctacatcagcctccgagcttctgggactacaagtgcacaccacccagcccagcttttttttttttttttctgtattttttagagacagggtttcaccctgttgcccaggttggtcttgaactcctgggctcaggtgattcatccacctcgacctcccaaagtgctgggattacagttgtgagccactgggctGGGCCGAGAAGAATTCTTTTTACAAAAcattattaaacaattttttttggaaGAGGCAGTACATTTACTCggtacaaaattaaaaaatactaaagagATTACAGGGGAAATTCTCTCCTCTACTCCTGTGTCCCAACCACTCAGATCTCCTCTCTAGAGGCACTAAATACTGCATTGCCAATTTCTTGTGAATCCTTCCAGAGATGACCTGTGAATGAGCAGGGAGCACACATACCATGTGTTTAGATCCATGTACacataataaatgtatacatattcccttttcttttacAAATGGTAGTATATTGTACACAGTCTTGTATACCTCGCTTCCCCCCCCTTCTTAACAATGTATTGGATTTAGTAGATAGTAGcaaatggttttccaaagtgattgtacccGTTTACATCAgcaatatttggttttatgtGTCTTTTATGTGTTCATATTATTACGGATGCATAGATTCCCATTTTATTCACTGATTTGTAACCTAATACcctatttatttatagtttttttgagttataatatatataagaagaTTTACATACTTACAGTATATAATTAGATTAGTTTTGACACAGTATATATCTGGGAAACCATTATCACAGTCGAGATAATGAACATGTCTATGTGTTAGgcttttgcattgctgtaaagaaatatctaaggctggttaatttataaagaaaaaagtttacttggttcatagttctgcaggctgcgcaggaagcatggcaccagcatctgctcggcctctggtgagggtctcagggagcttacaatcatggtggaagatgaaggggagcAGTGTATCACATggcgagagagggagcaagagagaccTTGTGTGAAATACCAGAGCGAGAACTcgctcatcaccaaggggatggcactgAGCCACTGATGAGGGATGGGACCTCATGagccaaacatctcccaccaggccccacctctgacattgaggattacatttcaacatgagatttggaggggacaaacatccaaactatatcagtttCCTTGTGCCTCTTTGTAATCCATTCTCCCCTCTTTCATCCCCATCTTCAGATAACCACTGATCTGCTCTGTCAGTACAGATTaatcccccctcccctccccttccttcccctcccctcccctcccctcccctcccctcccctcccctcccctcccctctcctctcctctcttctcctctcctctcctctcctctcctctcctctcctctcctcttgacagagtctcactctgtggcccaggctggagtgcagtggcgtgatcttggctcattgcaacctctgctccccaggttcaagtgattctcctacctcagcctcctgagtagctgggattataggcgtgtgccaccaccctcggctaacttttgcattttttttagagacagggttttaccatgttggccaggctggtcttgaatgcctgacctcaggtgatccacaggcctcggcctcccaaagtgctgggattacaggtatgagctgccaTGACTGGCTTACTTACTCTTTTCTGCGtgaggttgaattttttttttcttacaattaaGAGACTCTGTATTTCCGTTtctagaaattttcattttattttttatttttgagacagagccttgctctgtcattcaggctggtgtgtagtggtgcgatcacagctcgctacaacctcaacctcttaggctccagcaatcctcccaccttagcctcctgagtagtgggccccacaggtatgtgccaccatgcctagctaattttgttttgttttgttttgttttcgagatggagtcttgctctcttgcccaggctggagtgcagtggcgtgatctcggctcactgcaagatccacctcctggggtcacgccattctcctgcctcagcctcccgagtagctggaactacaggtgcccgccaccatgcctggctaatttttttttttttttgtatttttagtagagatg
The Rhinopithecus roxellana isolate Shanxi Qingling chromosome 10, ASM756505v1, whole genome shotgun sequence DNA segment above includes these coding regions:
- the METTL7B gene encoding LOW QUALITY PROTEIN: methyltransferase-like protein 7B (The sequence of the model RefSeq protein was modified relative to this genomic sequence to represent the inferred CDS: deleted 1 base in 1 codon) produces the protein MDILVPLLQLLVLLLTLPLHLMALLGCWQPLCKSYFPYLMAVLTSKSNRKMESKKRELFSQIKGLTGASGKVDLLELGCGTGANFQFYPPGCRVTCLDPNPHFEKFLTKSMAENRHLQYERFVVAPGEDMRELADGSMDVVVCTLVLCSVQSPRKVLQEVQRVLRPGGVLFFWEHVTEPHGSWAFMWQQVLEPTWKHIGDGCCLTRETWKDLENAQFSKVQMEQHPPLFKWLPVGPHIMGKAVK